ATGAGAACGACACTGAGAGGGCCCGGGCAAACGAATGGTATCAAAACTGACTCAATGATCCTCAAACTAAATCAAAATGAGAAAAGCAGGTGAAATCATGAACGATTTGCTGACATCGAATGCGGAGAAAAGGAGGAACATCTGTTCCATCGCCTTTGCCTCACGGATGGGGGTGGCGGTATTTTCTCCGCTCTGCGAACTGGTCACCTCTGGCACAATGCGAGTATCCCAAACATCCGAATTTATTTGCAGGTTGAACGCGATGCGGGACCGGTGGAGCATCCAGACCGTGATAATCCAGGCATTTGGAAGCATCCCGGATATTGAGCAAAAGACGCTCGACGCCGTTAAGGATGTTTTTCCCGAATATATACTGGTCCACTGCGACCAATGGAACCCGATCCGGATGGGCTACAAAAAACGCAGAGCGCTGGCAGAGGTGTATCATGCGGATAAAATCAATTGGCCTGAACAGGTGGATGCGATTTTGATGGGTCGCTGGCTGTGGGATATACTGCACACGGCTGGCGTGCCATTCCCGGCATCCTACCTCAATCAGATAGCGCAAACGACCAGAAGGTTCCCCCGCCGGCAGGATCTGAGCCGGCTTCAAGGTCGGATTATCACTGAAGCGCAATGGGAAGTGTTCCTGTTATAACAGTTTGGAAGGGAGAGTTATGAAAAAGCTTGTTCTGTTCATCATTCTCATGGTTCTGGCTCTGGCAGTTTTCTGCCAACAGCTGCCGCCGGAGCTGGGCGATCCGCCTACAACGACAAAGATCCAGACTGAGTAGAAAGCTGAGGCCGTTATGAAAGCACTGATTGAGAATCGCTGGGTGGAGTTTTTCATCGGCTGCGGGATCATCCTGCTGGCTTATACCGGAAGTCCCCGCACAATGGTGGAAGTCTTTATTGCCGTTGGCGGTACTTCTTTAGGTGCAATACTCTTGATATTGTCATGGAATCGGGATCAGGATCAGGCTAACTCGCACAGAAGGAGCAGCAAAGCATGAATGAATTGGACCGGGCGCTTACAATGTATCGGGCAGCTCACCCCGAATTGCAGCACGGCAAGGAGACCTTGACCGACATTCTCTTTTTCCTGGTCCATAAGGTGGAAGAGCTGGGAGAGCAGCTGAAAAAGACAGGCCGGAGAAAACCGAGAAGGACCGCCAAAAGATCGCAGGAAGCAATCGAGAACGCATTCAAATGGGCCGGAATGAAAGGGCCAAAGGTTGAAGAACCAGTACCTGAAGAACCTGGAGAAGTAACCAAAGGGTAGGGAGGAAGTATGGATGCGAAAGAGATCAGAGCGAGGCTGCTTACGCATACGCAGTTTCTCGTCAAAATATTTGACAATACTAAATTTCTGGACATGAGCCGGCTTGGGGAATGCCCGAGAAAGCTCACCTGGGAAATGCTCCACGGCGTCAATCCCGGCGATGACCTTAAGATGCGGCTCTTTAAAATACATCAGGCCGAGGAAGATCTGCAGCAGCGCCTCACCCGCGTCTTGAGCCCTGAGTACACTGGCACCAGACCGATTCAAGCAATGAAAGGCCGGGTTGTCGGTTTTACCAGTGGAGAGTTCAGAGGGATGCTGATCAAAATCAAGAGTGTGCCGGATGATGACGCTCTTCCGAATGGCCGGGCCCCAAATAATCATTACTGGATGGCCCAGGCCTTGATGCACTTCGGCCACTTTGCCAACTGCATTCTGATCTACGAAAGTCGGGCAACAGGCCGGATCAGGACCTACGATCAGTTTTACAATCCGGCCATTGGCGAGGACTGTGAGAGAAAAGCCCGGCTGGTTCTGGCCTCAGTCGATAAGGGCAAATTGCCAAAGTGCAATTGCGGGAAATGCGATGAGCATGGTTACGTCGAGAAGTAGCCATGATATTAATCAAGGCTGACAACTATCTTTATTTTAAATCGAACGGAAGTGAGTGTGGGGTATGAAGGGGTATCAAATTATCATCATTTCAATCTTGGCGTTGGCCCTGATATTCCTGGGCGGCTTTACTACAGGCTACTTTTATCACGGCAAAACACATTCAGCTACTCCCCCAGGAGAAACGCGGATCGACACGCTCGTGGTTACGTTGCCCGCGCCGGCTCCAATCATCAAAATCAAAAAGGTGCCCGGCAAGATCCAACTGGACACAGTCTACGTGGATGGGCATCCGGATCCGATGCCTGGATCCAACGGTTACGCGATCATCAAGGTCGCCAGCATGGATACGACAGTTCCCGACTGCGGCCGTGCATCAGTGGACTACTTTTTCCCGCCGGTTAATAAATTCGATTTCCTGTTTCAGCCGGCTCCGAGGCGAGACAGCCTCATTGTCCAGACGGTCTATCGGGATAAGATCATCTATAAACAACGCTGGTACCAGAAGGACTGGCTCTGGTTTACCGCAGGATCAGCCGCGGCTGTTCTTATCGCCCACCAGGCAAACCACTGAGGCCGAAGAGCATGAACAGGTTCAACAGATATGCCAGCGTCCGGCGGCGCCACAACCCCGGTACCATGAACAGGATGGAGGAAGCGTTCGCCGGGAGGCTTGAACTGTTGAAGAAAGGCGGTGAAATCAGCGATTACCGGTTTGAAGCGGTCACCTTGCGGCTGGCCCCAAAAACAACCTACACGCCCGATTTTCTCGTGGTCACAGACCACATCACCCTCTACGAGGTGAAGGGCTTCAGGCGCGATGATGCGATGGTCAAGCTGAAAGTGGCTGCAGAAATGTTCCCGTTCTTTGAATTTATCCTGGTCACCCAGGACCGGCAAGGCTGGAAATACACGGCCGTGAAACCACAATAAAGGAACCGTGCAATGAATACCTGGAAATGGTTTGTGCTGGATGTAACCCGCTGGTCAATCGGCGCTCTTGCCTTAATCGGCTTGGGCTTCATTGGCTATTACTATTGGCGACTGCTCTTTATGGTGCCGTTAGCGATAGCCTCTATCTACGGTGCTCTGATTATGGGTAGTTATCTGCTCGGTATGGCAACCGAGCTCTGGAAAGCAATTCGAAATCGGTGCTGAAACAACTGGAGTTGCCTGGGCCGACGTATTGTGCGCAGTATCACAAAATGAGTAATAACAGTTGTTTAGGTGTATTTCACTTGCATATAATAGCTGTTAAATGTAGATTAATAATGACTTTAAGAACGCATAAAATGCGGAGGTACAAAATGAAACTCTTCACCAGGGAAATTGAGAGGAAGCTGCAAGCCCAATTCAAACGGGGCGACGATCCGGAGCAGCTGGTCCACTGCAAGATTTTTAATCCCTACGGGCAGGGGACCTGGTTCATCGTCAATCAGGATCCGGAAGATCCGGACTACCTTTGGGCAATCGTGGACCTGTTCGAGATCGAGGAGGGCTCTGTCCTGAAATCCGAGCTGGAGTTGTGCAGAGTGAAATTCGGTGGCTTTCAGTTGCCCCTGGAGCGGGACCTCTACTGGAAGCCCAAAACTGTGAGGGAAGTCTGGGCGGATCTGAGAAGCAAGCATCAGCATCTTGAACCGGCCTGTGAACCAAGGAGCTGAGCAATGATCTGGACAAGCTATTTTCGCAAGGTGGCGAAGAACCAGAAAACGGTCATGATTACGCGGACCGTGCCAAAGGGCTATAAGGGAGCGCGATTTGTTCAGCTCGCGCCCCCTTACCATCTATTCGGGCTGAACGATCCGGAGTTATTCCGGAAACGCTATCGTGAGGAGGTGCTGGCAAAACTGGATGCGAAGGAAATCGCGAAGCAATTCGATGGGATGATCCTGACCTGCTACGAAGGGCCAGGGAAATTCTGCCATCGCGAGGTGGTGGCTGAATGGCTGCGCAAAGAAGCGGGCATCAAGGTGCAGGAATGGCAAGGAGATCAGGACCAGGGAAATCCCAAACCGCCAAAGAAGCGCAGCGGTGATCAAATCTCACTTTTACTCTTTTAAACGATGCGAGGAGGTCCAAAATGGATACCCAAATTCCCACCGAGAAAACGGTAGGGCGGTTTACTTATAAAGATGGCTGCATCAGCGGCCCCAAGCTTTATATGGAGGAGCGGGGATCCAAACTGATTGATGAAATCCAAGCCGGTCAGGATCCGATTTTCAAATGGACGGCCAGCCAAAGCCCTGATATTGTCACGGCCATCCTGGTCCGTCTCCAGAACGACTTTGCCGGCTGGCACGGCATAAATCAGTTTATCGACAGCCTTGGAAGGACAAAGAATTAAATAACGCAACTCTTTGTCGTCTTGAATTGAACACGGAGGTGTATTATGAAACGTGCACTGTTCTTTACCGTCATCCTCGCCGCCTTTGTCGCTGGCTGCGCACATCTGCCGAAGCGCGAGGTGTTCGATAGCCTGACCTATGGCTTGCCGCTCTCTGCCGAGGTCTATGATTCGAAGATCAAGGAATCGATGGAATTGAAGCTGCTCGATCCGCAGTCAGCACTCTACAAGTTTTCTGAACCGCGTCGGATCTGGTATCGATCCGATGAGGTCCTCGAAGGAAAGGTCAATGGCGGCTGGGGAGTCGCAACACTGATCAATGCCAAAAACACCTTGGGCGGTTACGTCGGCTGGAATGAGTTCCTTTTCATTTTCTCCGGCGGCGATCTGGTAGATGAAATCCATGGCATGCCTTTGAAAGCCGGCAAAAACAGTATTTACGGCTGGGCGGACGAATACAATGAAATTGAGAAGTAACGCGACAGAATCATAACTACGGAGGTAAAAATGGACCTGACAGAAAAAAACAGGGCATACATCGATGGCTTGCGTTATGAGGACATGCTTTCTCGATGGCGTTTCTCCCCGGCTGGGGATCCATGGTTCCAGGGTGAAACCGGAGAGTACTGGGCCAAGCGCATGAAAGAACTCAGAGAGCAGCCAGGAGGACAGGAAAGGCATGTTGCTGCTAGCAAATCGATCGGATGGTGAAAAGTTCGCCATGAAGAGCGCAATCATATACTGCAATGAGTGCCATGCCAACAAGCTATCCAAAGACGTATGTTCTGCTTGCGGCAAACGCCTTTGCCGCAAGCACGTATATTTTTGGCCATGCAAGACTGGCGAAACAGAAGAGATCAAGCTGTGTAGATCCTGCATGATTAAGCGGTTTTTGGAGTGAGGTGTGGAATGAAGATCATTTGCAATCTGAACAAAGTCATCGCTAAAAAAGGCTTGTCGCAGCGATGCCTGGCCACGATGGCCCACTGCACGCAAGCTTCGATTTCTGGAATAGCAACGGGCAAATGCCTGCCGAAGCGTCCAGTTGCACAGAGAATTTCAGCGGCTTTAGGAGTGGGATTCGATTCGCTCTGGCCAAACTACGATTCAATTCAGATGCAACACAGAACAAGAATTACTCAGGGGCTGAAACGCTACCATCAGAAGCGGCATGAACGCACCGAAAAGAGAAAGGAATACCACGCCAAGTATGACCTGGCATGTGTCAAGAAAGAGCGAGCGGTCCAACCCGCAGATCCGAATGCAGTTCCGTTGGCTGCTGGCGCCATTGCCGGCGATTACAGGTTGCGGCCGGCTAAAGCCAGTGATGACCAGCTCCAGGATAAAAAGTGGTGCCGCACTAAGGCGCTGGCACTGCAGGACTACCTGTGCCAAAATTGCGCTTATGGCGTTTACCGTGAATTGAGAGCGCTCCTGGCTGCTGAGAACCGGCTCTTTGAGAGCCGAGTGGACCGTGGTTATGAGGTGTCGCTCTGAGCAAAAGGAGGTGTGAGATGGAATATACCAAATCGCAGCTGGAGTATATCGATTCTGTTGACGGGCTGGCCCATAGCAGTGCTGTCGACATTATTGGCAAGCAGGATGCTCGAATCTCCGAGCTGGAGCAGCGTCTAAAATACGAAGAGTGGGCTGCAGGTAACATGTCGCACACAGCCGCATGGCTACAGGCCCAGATGGATGCAGGCCCCTCAACGGAAGAACTTGAAGCGCTACTCGAGGCCATGCAAAAACGAGAGAAGGAATTCCGCGTTGGCCTGGCAACGGCGCGGGATCTCCTCTTGAGTCTCGGAAAGATGCGAGATGCACAGGAGATGGCGAACCTCCTCGCAAGGTTCCCGGTGGCCTACGGACTGGAGCCAAACCATGAAAAGTAGCCAGAACTCGGTTCGGCCGTTCCGGACGAAGCTGCTTGGGGTCGTGAGCATTGTTTGGGCACCAAGTGCCGGGCGGGCGCGGATGGTAACTGCGAGAGCAGCATATGACGCCGGCTATACAAGACGTGTCAATCCGGCAGAGGTCCACTGCGTGAGGGCCAAAGAATACGATTATATTGGCACCGCAA
This genomic interval from bacterium contains the following:
- a CDS encoding helix-turn-helix transcriptional regulator; translated protein: MKIICNLNKVIAKKGLSQRCLATMAHCTQASISGIATGKCLPKRPVAQRISAALGVGFDSLWPNYDSIQMQHRTRITQGLKRYHQKRHERTEKRKEYHAKYDLACVKKERAVQPADPNAVPLAAGAIAGDYRLRPAKASDDQLQDKKWCRTKALALQDYLCQNCAYGVYRELRALLAAENRLFESRVDRGYEVSL
- a CDS encoding DUF2958 domain-containing protein, with protein sequence MKLFTREIERKLQAQFKRGDDPEQLVHCKIFNPYGQGTWFIVNQDPEDPDYLWAIVDLFEIEEGSVLKSELELCRVKFGGFQLPLERDLYWKPKTVREVWADLRSKHQHLEPACEPRS